The Vigna unguiculata cultivar IT97K-499-35 chromosome 1, ASM411807v1, whole genome shotgun sequence nucleotide sequence CGCAGGCTAGCtcgcaagcccgcataaaattaaaaaaaaaaaaatttgcacttgtgtatattaattacttcttttatggactcttgcattaacgttttaaattcttgtataacttgaaaagacaagtattatgtaatttttaatgtgctaaaatttaaagaatacattgtgtatgtcatagtatgaatatgatgaaaatgttgaattatcaatttatcatctaattctccaaagtctttacttaattttgtaaacttcttaaaatttcccaatttttaaacattgaaagttttatcataaaaattaaaaaaaaaattaaaaaattttaaaaaaaaggcgGGCCAAGGAGTATGTGGGGCGGGCcagcccgcattgccacccctagttttaaaataattagtaattttcttTGGCAGTGTTTTCTTATAGAAATTATGATATGgtataattagtaatttttaatatattatataagagGGGAATGAAATAGTTATAGAAAGTGGTTTATAAATGGGGATTCCAGaagtgattttattaatttaggttggtatttaattaattgacttTAGTTGCATTCGACTTCTAGGGTGCGTGTTTAGAGTTCTTCTTCTAAACATagcacatttattattattattattattattattattatttatttttattattatttttattattattattattattctattttactactattattgttattattattcttcttcttattattatttctattattattattatcatcatcattattattattactattattattatccttaatattattattattaatttattttactattattattattattattttcattattattattactattatcattataattattattattcttattcttattattattaattttattttattgttaatattatttttatcattattattattattttattagtttcttttattattattattattattattattataattattgttatttatattataattatttttagttttatttttagttttattattattattattttattttactagtattatttttatttttattattactattattattattattattttattattatgattatgattatattattttattatcattattaactttatcattgttttattttatttatgattttattatcattattattatttcattattaatgctttatttaattattattattattattttattttattttattagtattgttgttttattattattgtttattttattttattattattttcattatttttatttttatttgtattgtttcattttattattactatcattatcgttattattgttgttgttgttatttttatttttatccttattaCTGTCTTATTGCCCGTGCGATATTTTGGGGCAATGATTATGtgttcttcttggtttatatattgtttggttgtccaTGATTGTGTTAGGTATAACACTtttgttttgatggttttatatgaatttagaaAGGGATAGATGTGtgtttataattgaatgatGCATATGAGTTGTGATGTTGTAAATTTAAGTATATGAAGTATATGAATGCGTATTTTGGgttctggatgtttgagaattgaattttttgataCTAGGAACttaattagagtacctaaaaccagtagtgtcacattactggtgtaaCCCCTGACGGTGAAGAGTGAAGTGCTGACGGTGTTGTGAAACCGTCAAGCGGTCTGCACTTCCATTTTGCCTGGTGGCGCTTTGgcagcgccaggcgatagtgcAGGAGCAAGGGTCCATTGTAGATGAATTTGCATGGATAGGTTTGTGGGCTTGGttagggatatgctggattagttacgagcggggaggttcgcaacggagatttgagatgcgtgattgatacGGGCAGGAaggtccgtatctgttgtactcttgtgtggggatacgagcggggaggttcgtatgtttcgtgctcacacttgaggctactatgagcggggaggttcatagtaggtgttcacgcatgttggactacgagcgaggaggttcgtagagttggaccacgagcgggcaggttcgtggaagcattggaatccctaagaccagcttgagCATGTATCTTGTATAGGGCAgtgtgtttttcttaatttttttttaatgtgttgtGATATGGACTTGGACCAGGAGGTGCTTGActgtgtcatgagcgggtaggttcatggctagtggtgaacacgtgataatatgagcggggaggttcatattatgatgctctcgtgtgaggacTATAGGCGGGGAGGTCTGTAGAGTTGGActatgagcagggaggttcgtagaggtaggaccacgagcgggcaggttcgtggaagcatataTATCCTAGGTCCATGGTCATGAAATTGTGGATTGGAAACCTTAGGGCAATAAGGTTTCTTGGTTAAGCATTGgctgaaataaattaatttgggGGTGAAATtctatgtattaaattatatgtttatattgttacatgagctcaccctttctgtgtgtgtttggcgatgatcgtgtaattcgttatacgggagcagacaTTGTTTCACGTGGAGCTGGTGACACTTAAAGCCAGAGAGGGGTTAGCTTGGGAAGTTTTATAGACTACATTTgactattttgtaaacatttagttGATCATTTTTGAACTATGTAAACATGGATTTTACtttatggttttaaattttgatacattttagtaaggttttaattttcccgcgttttgggaaagaactttgaataataatgacatatttgatattattttactttattttatttaaattagtaatatccggtcAGGATGTTACACACAGAGTAAGCGGCCTTTTGACATTGGTGCTGCTTGTAGCATCCCTACTAGAAATTacctatttaaaataaataaataaatacttataaaacaacctcataatttcattattcccaaacgcaggaaaattttaaaaaaatttgtaccaCGAGCcaaaaactatttaataatgGTAATAAAGTTATTACAATTTTCCAAGATCCAATAAAATAGTAGTAACATAAATAAGTTCCTAGCTCAAATCCCAAAGCGTCAGTAGCATCACCTGTAGCATCATCTGCTCCCctgtaaagaattacacgatcatcaccaagcATAAACAGAAAAGGTGagcttataaataaaataacatataatttaacaaaatacaaGCAATACACCCATCTAACTCATCCTAGTTAGTTCTTGGTCAAGACCTTAATATCCCAAGGCTCTACAACCTTCAATTTACACAAACAGTTAACCATGGACttaggatttatgatgctcacatgaACTTGCCCGCTCATGGttctgcctctacgaacctctccgCTCGTAGTTTTGCTCTACGACCTTCCCgttcgtagtcctgctctacagACCTACCCGCTCATAGtacaacacacgtgatccaccagctatgTACCTCCCCACACATAgtatctctcaagtgtgagcacagaacatacaaacctacctcgctcgtatccccacacgagagtaactggatatgaacctccccactcatatcatcacgtgttcaccacaatccatgaacctacccgctcatggcacaacatctcctgatccaagtcCGCATCAATGCATACAAACAACACAGATTCACCCTTCGCCCAGAATAAAAAAACTCTCACCTGGGCTACGATCCACGTAGAATCACACAGATTTCTCCACGATTTCTCGCTGAGGCGAGATGACTTGTCGCCCAGAATAGGGCTttccgcctaagcgagatgctCGAGCAGAACCATAAAATCCTCGCGATCTCTCGCTGAGGCGAGgacctctcgcctgagcgagatgctctgTCGCCTAAAAAGTGAGCtctccgcttgagcgagaggcTCGAGCAGAAACAGGGTCGAGTCGCTGCtactttcgcctaggcgagccttactcgcctgagcgagaataaCAGATGTCCTCCTTGTTCACACACGCAACACACCagaaaacaatgacaaaacCCCATTTCACACATTATCAAGAAATCTATACAGTGCGCAAGTCTCATGAATGTGATTTAAACCCAATTAGACCACAAAATTTTGAGATTGAGCCATAAACAATCATACAACACATAAACCCCCATCATATTCATACCAAAGCATAAGAGCTTCTCAAACAACACTAGAAACAACAAAACTCTAATCCCATCACATAGAGAACGAAAATTTCATAGCAAGCAAGAATCAAATGATAAGAACAGAACTCAGAATCGTAATACATATCATTTACTTTAAACACATAAGAACAAGCCCCCTAACTTGGTTTCCAGTGCTTAGAATTCGAATGGGTGAAAGTTCTTCTAGACCCAAAATGGCTCTCCTTAGTGCTCCCACAATTCAGCTTCTCTTGATTCCCTCTAACTCACGTTTCACTCAGAATTCGTGCTCCTTCCTACTTTCCCAGTTTTCAGTCTCAAAAACCCTTCTAATTgccttatttttcctttttaatatgtCCTTAATTATAGTTAATGGCCCAAAAACGAAAAATGacatttaattgaatataattgcCCTTCAAAGACCATTATGGGTTGTttttcccagcctccttggcTGCCTATTGTCACTAgggtttctctaccctttcacattcaggCCACAATTACtttagcaaaaaaaataaaataaagaagttaaTTTCGTTCTTAACAAGGTTTGAACTTATAACCACTACATTACAAAGCAAGTGTACagccaattcaaccaatcatgtttcgtgataattcctataattttaggattacattatcactactccAATTCAATCATAACCTTTAAAACAATGCACAAAATGAAATATCATACAATTGGCAtatataggacttgaacctaagtcttctcacacaattaagtactctcaaccacttgagctaatacttttccacgtcataacaattagcattaaatgccataaaggcttccattacccgtatttattaaataattatttatttaattatttaaatttctcgggtcttacatcgCTTACTATGTACTGAGGGGTCTCTCAGCATAGAGTAAGAGGCCTTTTTTACATTGGTGTCGCTTATTGTATATTGAAGAGTCTCTCAGCACATAGTAAGTGGCCTTGTGACATTGGTGCCGCTTACTGTGTACTGAGGGGTCTCTCAGCATAGAGTAAGCGGCCTTACTGCATGTGTTCGTACTTGGTTCGTGGTGTAGTTGGGACATCAGCCTCTTAGTCTTAAGGAACGTAGTGACGTATACCAGCACTATGCCAAAATTGTCAATAGATAGCAGTTTTTTGTTCATAAACAGCGCTTTTTAAGCGCTCTCTATTGAAGCGATGTCTATTAATAGAGAGCGCTTGCAGAAAAGCGCTCTCTAATGATTTTCAATAGACAACGCTTCGCCAAATAAGTGCTCTCTATCTGCACGTCAATAAATAGCGCTTCGCCAAATAAGTGCTCTCTATCTGCATGTCAATAGACAATGCTTCCCCAAATAAGTGCTCTCTATCTACACGTCAATAGACATCACTTTCATTATCAAACGCTCTCTATTAgatgcgtttttttttttataatttatttagttttcattCATTTAAACAAATGTGTTTTATAATATCCAACGCTTTGAACAAAAAACACTCTATTTggttgattttttcttttataatttattttatttttcattcattcctTCTTATTTTGGTGTTATATCTGCATAAAACTTATATAACAACTATTAAAATCAATCAAAAGTATAACAAAATGTGATTCATAATAATATGCATGCATTGCAAGTTGTCCTTTAAAGATAGAAAACAAACTACTATAATAtagttatacaaaaaaaaattacagtgtAGTAGCCAATATCAAATCAAGTATCTAACCCAAAATGACGCAAGTAAGCAGCCAATATGAAGCctcaagagtaataaaatttaatacaagcTTGAAGTAACACACTAATTTCATGGCATATATGAACCTAACATAGTCTTAGAATATTCCCTAGCCAATTGATCctgcaataaaaataaattatacttgtCACCAATTAGATAcaacattaaaatgaaatgtaaaGATTCAAATTATCATGAGCAATGACATAGTTTTATAAAGATACAAGCATAACATACCAACCTATAATAAGCATTTACTAATGAGATAAAAACACCAATCTTCCCTAACTTCAATGATTTGATTGTCAGAATATTGTTAACATCTGCAACTAGGAAAATActacaacaaagaaaaataaaattaaaatacttaattaaaactatgctacaatatatatatatatatatatatatatatatatataatcaaaataacttAATTCTATTGGAATTGTCCCTCCTTCACAATATGTGATAATTTTCTTCATATAGCGACAAATGTAATACCCACAATCATAGTCGTTGGCTTGTTTTGGACACTAGAAAACCAAAAGTACAAAACATGAATATTAATTGGTATTAACAACATTAattgattttcaaataaataattataactacCTTAATTGTTGTCCATTTGATATTGCTTAACTTAGCCTTTGAAACCATATATCCTCTTTGAGCTCGGTAGGTTTGTATAACCctagtttataaataaaaataaagcatgtataagtaaaaaaaaaaatacaactacaAGTATACATATATGTGAATCACATGTATATTCTTACATGTCAAACAATTTCTTCAAATCTTGCCTCATATTAATGTCATTGTGCAATGGATcaagataataaattatctcCATCTTAATATTGATTGCAAGCAAGACCCAATGTTGGCtacaatttgaaataaataaacaatattagATTATGTGCATCTAACTTTGAAAATTATACATTGTTCATAAAGTTGGGAAAAAAGTATTACCCTGTATTGATAGGTGCAACAACAAACTTATCAATCACCCTATTATCAAGAAAAATACTGACTATTTTTTGCATTCTCTCTTTCATAGGTAGCTCATGTGTTGTTATTTTGGGTGATAAAAAGAAGAACTTCTTGTCATTTGGCTTAATAAAAGTTCGATATAGGTAccttatgaaagaaaaataaaagaatacattAGTAATATCATACATAAGAGCTACTAATGAAAGATTAAGTTTAATGATAAAAACTAGTATATTGTACCCGATATATATAGCGATTGCTGTTGCACCTAGCCATGCATAGTCAATAACTTCAATAATTTATGCCTTGACGGTCTCTTTATGTTCATCTAGTCCAAATATGGCTTTCTCCATTTCTATTGGGGAAAGTGACTCTGTAGGCTTTAGTTTCATGTATGAAGGGAGGTAGTTGCAACATTGAGGAAGATTAGGATGAATCACTTTACGAGGATCATGTTGAATGACCATTTTCCCTTGACATTTTCTTTTAGTTACGACATATTCATTTGTATTATTGATCCTTTTCTTTTTAGATAAAGTGGAATCCTAAAGCATCATCAATTAAACAAGTTacataatagataaaatattttcataaataatcatgaattaatatatttgtacAAACCTACCACATCAACAACCTGTAAAAGATTGTTTGGCCATGCCACAAATGTACCTATTGCTTGTCCTGTTGTCATTATGTCATGATTTGCATTAGGTATAGGCAAGGATACATTTGGCTCCACATTAATATCTACACTAACTTTTACATGTCCACTAGGTAAAGATCTACCATGTAGTGCATCACTTTTAACATTATGCAATTTCCCATGGGCAACCAAGCAAAGTAATGGTGATGATACAAACAATTTACAACTTGAGACCCCCTACATTGTAAAATATAactataagataaaaatatataaagtgagCAAATATAGAGAGC carries:
- the LOC114187944 gene encoding uncharacterized protein LOC114187944, translating into MENEIISLRQKDTSNNIEQLDISVNSGQGSCTISLNSFPKGVSSCKLFVSSPLLCLVAHGKLHNVKSDALHGRSLPSGHVKVSVDINVEPNVSLPIPNANHDIMTTGQAIGTFVAWPNNLLQVVDVDSTLSKKKRINNTNEYVVTKRKCQGKMVIQHDPRKVIHPNLPQCCNYLPSYMKLKPTESLSPIEMEKAIFGLDEHKETVKA